One part of the Marinobacterium rhizophilum genome encodes these proteins:
- the sohB gene encoding protease SohB — MLSFLSDYGLFLAKTMTLVVAVLVFVLGLALIAGRNRKGGAAGEISVTSLNDQLEDMQSVLEQSVMDKDSYKQQMKEEAKREKAEAKARKKALKKGETVESSGRRLFVLDFDGDIKASDVEPLREEITAILTVASPEDEVVLRLESAGGLVHEYGLAASQLERIRAQKIPLTVCVDRVAASGGYMMACLADKLMAAPFAVVGSIGVVAQMPNFHKLLKKHDIDMEILTAGEFKRTLTMFGENTDKGRDKFVEELEDTHELFKEFVSGNRPQLDIRKVATGEIWFGKRALEHQLIDEICTSDDYLMQAARDADIFCVRYEEKKSLQERISDFAVHTGDSLMLRWWDRLYKSRLLSR; from the coding sequence GTGCTCTCGTTCCTGTCTGATTACGGGCTGTTTCTGGCCAAAACGATGACCCTGGTGGTTGCTGTACTGGTGTTTGTGCTTGGGCTTGCCTTGATTGCCGGACGTAATCGCAAAGGCGGGGCGGCCGGGGAAATCAGTGTCACCAGTCTCAACGATCAGCTCGAGGATATGCAAAGCGTCCTGGAGCAGTCGGTGATGGACAAGGACAGCTACAAGCAGCAGATGAAGGAGGAGGCCAAGCGCGAAAAGGCCGAAGCCAAGGCGCGCAAAAAGGCGCTGAAAAAAGGCGAAACGGTGGAGTCTTCCGGTCGGCGTCTGTTTGTGCTCGATTTTGACGGCGATATCAAGGCCAGCGACGTTGAGCCGCTACGCGAGGAAATCACCGCGATCCTGACCGTGGCGTCCCCCGAGGACGAGGTGGTGCTGCGCCTGGAGAGCGCCGGCGGCCTGGTGCACGAGTACGGCCTAGCCGCCTCGCAGCTGGAGCGCATTCGCGCCCAGAAGATCCCGCTGACCGTCTGTGTCGACCGTGTGGCGGCCAGTGGTGGCTACATGATGGCCTGTCTGGCCGACAAGCTGATGGCGGCGCCCTTTGCCGTGGTGGGCTCCATCGGCGTGGTGGCGCAGATGCCCAACTTCCACAAGTTGCTGAAAAAGCATGATATCGACATGGAGATCCTCACCGCCGGCGAATTCAAGCGCACCCTGACGATGTTTGGTGAAAATACCGACAAGGGGCGGGACAAGTTCGTTGAAGAGCTGGAAGACACCCATGAGCTGTTCAAGGAATTCGTCAGCGGCAACCGTCCCCAGCTCGATATTCGCAAGGTGGCCACCGGGGAAATCTGGTTTGGCAAGCGGGCGCTGGAACACCAGCTGATCGATGAAATCTGCACCAGTGACGACTACCTGATGCAGGCGGCAAGGGACGCCGATATATTTTGTGTGCGCTACGAGGAAAAGAAGAGTCTACAGGAGCGTATCAGCGACTTTGCCGTGCATACCGGCGACAGCCTGATGCTGCGCTGGT
- a CDS encoding SCP2 sterol-binding domain-containing protein has product MNEQISVDQVIEKLPSRFCPEQAKDLSCIYQFIIDDETGFYIAIRDQQCQVVRQRHDDPDITLHVGSDAFIRVVTGEQDGMSAFLKGQLRAEGNIMLATRLGKLFSRQRQR; this is encoded by the coding sequence ATGAACGAACAGATCAGCGTCGACCAGGTAATTGAGAAGCTCCCCTCACGCTTTTGCCCCGAGCAGGCAAAGGACCTGAGCTGCATTTACCAGTTCATTATCGATGACGAAACCGGTTTTTATATCGCTATCCGGGACCAGCAATGCCAGGTGGTACGCCAGCGGCACGACGACCCGGATATCACGCTGCATGTTGGCAGTGATGCCTTTATCCGTGTCGTAACCGGCGAGCAGGACGGCATGAGCGCCTTTCTGAAAGGCCAGCTGCGCGCCGAGGGCAACATCATGCTGGCCACGCGCCTGGGCAAACTCTTTTCGCGCCAGCGCCAGCGCTAA
- the nudC gene encoding NAD(+) diphosphatase — MSQDNCPPVLLAARGRLLQGACAELLAVPAEVAELAPQMIEAQYPLGPEASDGLLMVLNEGSVPAQRQQAVELRELLSRARDEADYAWLSRAAQLATWHEQHRFCGRCGAALKHHGQDLAKTCEPCGLSQYPRISPCIIVLVLRGDECLLAHAPHYSAGRYSTLAGFIEAGETAEAAVAREIREEVGIEVANVRYFKSQSWPFPHALMLGFFADYRAGELVPDGVEILDARWFTRANLPDLPPSFSISRQLIESYRRGETGAGPGEA, encoded by the coding sequence ATGAGTCAGGATAACTGCCCGCCAGTACTGCTGGCCGCCCGCGGACGCTTGCTGCAAGGCGCCTGCGCAGAGCTGCTGGCCGTGCCGGCCGAAGTTGCAGAGCTTGCACCGCAGATGATTGAAGCGCAGTACCCGCTGGGCCCCGAGGCGTCGGATGGGCTGCTGATGGTACTGAATGAAGGCAGCGTGCCGGCGCAGCGGCAACAGGCCGTAGAGCTGCGTGAGTTGCTATCCCGGGCGCGGGATGAAGCCGATTATGCCTGGTTGTCACGGGCGGCTCAGCTGGCGACCTGGCACGAGCAGCACCGGTTTTGCGGCCGCTGTGGTGCCGCGCTCAAGCACCACGGCCAGGACCTGGCCAAGACCTGCGAGCCCTGCGGTCTGAGTCAGTATCCGCGCATTTCACCCTGCATTATTGTGCTGGTGCTGCGCGGCGACGAGTGCCTGCTGGCCCATGCGCCGCACTACAGCGCGGGCCGTTACAGCACCCTGGCCGGCTTTATCGAGGCGGGGGAAACCGCCGAGGCGGCCGTGGCGCGGGAAATCCGGGAAGAGGTGGGGATCGAGGTCGCAAACGTGCGCTACTTCAAGAGCCAGTCATGGCCCTTTCCCCATGCCCTGATGCTGGGGTTCTTCGCCGATTACCGGGCGGGCGAACTGGTGCCGGACGGGGTCGAGATTCTGGATGCGCGCTGGTTCACGCGGGCCAACCTGCCGGACCTGCCGCCGTCGTTTTCCATCTCGCGCCAGCTGATTGAAAGCTACCGCCGCGGCGAGACAGGCGCAGGGCCAGGAGAGGCTTAG
- the nhaB gene encoding sodium/proton antiporter NhaB — translation MTHSLPQALMRNFLGNSPVWYKQAIIGFLILNPILFQVAGPVVTGWLLIFEFIFTLALALKCYPLQPGGLLAIEAIIIGLASPASVAHEVESNLEVILLLMFMVAGIYFMKSMLLWLFTKILLKVHSKVALSLLFSLSAALLSAFLDALTVTAVLISVGVGFYAVYHKVASGKSAQHDHDHSDDEHVGDTHRSELEQFRAFLRSLLMHGAVGTALGGVCTLVGEPQNLLIAQKADWDFVEFFIIMAPITMPVLAAGLLTCILLEKTRTFGYGEQIPPNVRQILEEFNREENHKRTQRDIAMLGVQVLVSIFLVLALAFHLAEVGLIGLCVIILLTAFNGIVEEHQIGKAFEEALPFTALLVVFFCIVSVIHEQHLFQPIIHAVLAMEPSAQPAVFFVANGLLSAISDNVFVATVYINEVVAALNNGDITREHFDKLAVAINTGTNIPSVATPNGQAAFLFLLTSALAPLIRLSYGRMVIMALPYTIVMSGVGFIAVSYAL, via the coding sequence ATGACGCATTCTCTACCCCAGGCGCTGATGCGCAATTTTCTGGGTAACTCTCCCGTCTGGTACAAGCAGGCCATTATTGGCTTCCTGATTCTGAACCCCATCCTGTTTCAGGTCGCAGGCCCGGTGGTTACCGGCTGGCTGCTGATCTTTGAATTTATCTTCACCCTTGCCCTGGCCCTCAAGTGCTACCCGCTGCAGCCCGGTGGCCTGCTCGCCATCGAAGCGATCATCATCGGCCTGGCCAGCCCCGCGTCGGTTGCCCACGAGGTAGAGTCCAATCTCGAAGTTATCCTGCTGCTGATGTTCATGGTGGCGGGCATCTACTTTATGAAAAGCATGCTGCTGTGGCTCTTCACCAAGATACTGCTCAAGGTGCATTCCAAGGTTGCACTGTCGCTGCTGTTTTCACTGTCGGCCGCCCTGCTGTCGGCCTTTCTCGATGCCCTGACAGTTACCGCGGTGCTGATCAGCGTGGGCGTGGGTTTCTATGCGGTCTACCACAAGGTGGCCTCGGGCAAGTCCGCCCAGCATGACCACGACCACTCCGACGATGAGCATGTGGGCGATACCCATCGCAGCGAGCTGGAACAGTTCCGTGCTTTCCTGCGCAGCCTGCTGATGCACGGCGCCGTGGGCACGGCGCTGGGGGGTGTCTGCACCCTGGTGGGCGAGCCGCAGAATCTGCTGATCGCCCAGAAAGCCGACTGGGATTTCGTCGAATTCTTCATCATCATGGCGCCGATCACCATGCCGGTGCTGGCCGCCGGCCTGCTGACCTGCATCCTGCTGGAAAAAACCCGGACGTTCGGTTACGGCGAGCAGATTCCACCGAACGTGCGCCAGATTCTGGAAGAGTTCAACCGCGAGGAAAACCACAAGCGCACCCAGCGCGATATCGCCATGCTGGGCGTCCAGGTGCTGGTCTCGATCTTCCTGGTGCTTGCGCTGGCGTTTCACCTGGCCGAGGTCGGCCTTATTGGCCTGTGCGTCATTATTCTGCTCACCGCCTTTAACGGCATCGTGGAAGAACACCAGATCGGCAAGGCATTTGAAGAGGCACTTCCGTTCACCGCGCTGCTGGTGGTGTTTTTCTGCATCGTCTCGGTGATCCACGAACAGCACCTGTTCCAGCCCATTATTCACGCCGTGCTGGCAATGGAGCCCAGCGCGCAGCCGGCGGTCTTCTTCGTCGCCAATGGTCTGCTGTCCGCTATCAGCGACAATGTCTTTGTCGCCACGGTCTATATCAATGAGGTGGTGGCCGCGCTGAACAACGGCGACATTACCCGCGAGCATTTCGACAAGCTGGCCGTGGCGATCAACACCGGCACCAATATTCCCAGTGTTGCCACGCCCAACGGCCAGGCCGCCTTCCTGTTCCTGCTGACCTCGGCGCTGGCGCCGCTGATTCGCCTCTCCTACGGCCGCATGGTGATCATGGCGCTGCCGTACACCATCGTCATGAGTGGCGTCGGCTTCATCGCTGTCAGCTACGCGCTCTAG
- a CDS encoding alkaline phosphatase family protein: MSGLIMIMVDGISADHFSRKRHLLPNLDRMARLGVQVDGVTPEVCGTSCPGRTSIIAGVSPAEHGVYGNHILDGDRFRWANPYDVQVETLPALAKQQGLDVACLGYGMVRPEDCTLYQGPWWVDELLMRGKDQEPTPADQDWLRASGLHDPDGRISALFESAAAEPAVQPNHTPEHKLQMGMLADHQLLDLAAALAASDRAPDLMLLEIAITDYFLHKYGPDHPLTDWSLRCADAQIGTLMTRLEQAGVLERYNFAILSDHGHAPMPDALYVDRLLGDEVLWSSEGGVLLVRPTSPEQARYVTEKLSAEGIQPWSNDHLPAERREQLLTFVVPEGSAMSFEASRADTRGIYGPSKYQSNHGMRPGSRADERFCIFYGNRVPQQLIAHGKTIQVAPTLAAILNVVTPWQAPPLFQPKECD; this comes from the coding sequence ATGTCTGGATTGATTATGATCATGGTCGATGGCATCAGCGCCGATCATTTCTCCCGCAAGCGTCACCTGCTGCCCAATCTCGACAGGATGGCACGCCTGGGCGTCCAGGTTGACGGCGTGACGCCTGAAGTCTGCGGCACCTCCTGCCCCGGTCGTACCTCGATTATTGCCGGGGTTTCGCCCGCTGAACATGGCGTCTATGGCAACCATATCCTGGATGGCGACCGTTTCCGCTGGGCCAACCCGTACGATGTGCAGGTCGAGACGCTGCCAGCACTTGCCAAACAGCAGGGCCTTGATGTTGCCTGCCTGGGCTACGGCATGGTGCGCCCCGAAGATTGCACGCTGTATCAGGGTCCCTGGTGGGTCGACGAACTGCTGATGCGCGGCAAGGATCAGGAACCGACCCCGGCAGATCAGGATTGGCTGCGTGCCAGCGGCCTTCACGACCCCGACGGTCGCATCAGCGCACTGTTCGAATCCGCCGCAGCGGAGCCTGCGGTACAGCCCAATCACACGCCCGAGCACAAACTGCAAATGGGCATGCTGGCCGATCATCAGCTGCTGGATCTGGCCGCAGCCCTGGCCGCCAGTGATCGCGCACCGGACCTGATGCTGCTGGAAATTGCCATTACCGACTACTTCCTGCACAAGTACGGCCCGGATCACCCACTCACCGACTGGTCGCTGCGTTGTGCCGATGCCCAGATCGGCACCCTGATGACCCGCCTGGAGCAGGCTGGCGTTCTGGAGCGCTACAATTTTGCCATCCTGAGCGATCACGGCCATGCCCCCATGCCCGATGCCCTCTATGTCGATCGCCTGCTGGGGGACGAGGTGCTCTGGTCCAGCGAAGGCGGCGTTCTGCTGGTTCGCCCCACCAGCCCCGAACAGGCGCGGTACGTGACTGAGAAGCTGAGCGCTGAAGGCATCCAGCCCTGGAGCAACGATCACCTGCCTGCGGAGCGCCGCGAACAACTGCTGACCTTCGTCGTGCCCGAAGGCTCTGCCATGAGCTTTGAGGCCTCGCGAGCCGATACCCGCGGGATCTACGGCCCCTCCAAGTACCAGTCGAACCATGGCATGAGGCCGGGTAGCCGGGCGGACGAGCGCTTTTGCATCTTCTACGGCAACAGGGTACCGCAACAGCTTATTGCCCATGGCAAAACCATTCAGGTCGCGCCCACGCTGGCGGCGATTCTGAATGTCGTCACGCCCTGGCAGGCGCCCCCCCTGTTTCAACCCAAAGAGTGTGATTAA
- a CDS encoding ABC transporter substrate-binding protein, with translation MKPLLSSVLIAGALFASLADAGTLRIAHDVGYAGAESLDPISPSRFFDANQLLYSRLVRQGADGAPSAELATAWSASTDAKSWTFELRRGVKFHDGSDLTAADVKYTLERIKDPKIDSPVAAVLGVVDNVDVIDDYNLRINLTAPHADLPLLLMDYRVRIIPQDSGDDIATRGIGSGPFMLDELDPEGTTSLKAFSGYWEGAPAADGVELIGIPDSQARVQALMAGQLDLEQSITSQQARLFVNNPQFQSQSVATGEWRTLVFRTDTAPYNDARVRKALRMVVDRPEMMKLIAGEHGGTVTCDNPVWPGDQYRTQISCDADVEGAKALLAEAGYTDGIDITISSADNEPEFIRMIEVYQQQAAKAGIRVKLNMVPSDGYWSDVWMKDPAVASRWSQRPADQIMNEAFRSTAAWNESFYNNAEFDQLLDQARSELDFDKRKAHYAQLQQTLWQDGGALIPYHLNQTRVLRSAVSGVDPVEQFSIRWNKVAVD, from the coding sequence ATGAAACCTCTGCTCTCCTCTGTACTGATCGCTGGTGCGCTCTTTGCGAGCCTGGCTGACGCCGGTACGCTGCGCATCGCCCACGATGTAGGTTATGCCGGCGCCGAGTCACTGGACCCGATTTCCCCAAGCCGATTTTTCGATGCCAACCAACTGCTCTACTCCCGCCTGGTTCGCCAGGGCGCCGACGGCGCCCCCAGCGCTGAACTCGCCACCGCCTGGAGTGCTTCGACGGATGCCAAAAGCTGGACTTTCGAATTGCGCCGCGGTGTCAAATTCCACGACGGTTCAGACCTGACTGCCGCTGATGTCAAATACACGCTTGAGCGCATCAAGGACCCCAAGATCGACTCGCCGGTCGCCGCGGTCCTCGGTGTCGTCGACAATGTTGATGTGATCGATGACTACAATCTGCGCATCAATCTGACAGCCCCCCACGCCGACCTGCCGCTGTTGCTGATGGATTACCGTGTACGCATCATCCCGCAGGATTCAGGTGACGACATCGCCACCCGTGGTATCGGTTCCGGCCCCTTCATGCTGGACGAACTGGACCCCGAAGGCACCACCTCCCTCAAGGCGTTCAGCGGCTACTGGGAAGGCGCACCGGCTGCTGATGGCGTTGAGCTGATCGGCATTCCCGACTCCCAGGCCCGGGTGCAGGCGCTAATGGCCGGCCAGCTCGACCTTGAGCAAAGCATCACCAGCCAGCAGGCACGCCTGTTCGTCAATAACCCGCAGTTCCAGAGCCAGAGTGTTGCCACGGGTGAATGGCGCACACTGGTGTTTCGCACCGACACCGCGCCCTATAACGACGCGCGTGTCCGCAAGGCCCTGCGCATGGTGGTTGACCGGCCTGAGATGATGAAGCTCATTGCCGGCGAGCACGGCGGCACCGTCACCTGTGACAACCCGGTATGGCCTGGTGACCAGTACCGCACCCAGATTAGCTGCGATGCCGATGTCGAAGGCGCCAAGGCACTGCTGGCCGAAGCCGGCTACACCGACGGTATCGACATCACGATCAGCTCCGCCGACAACGAGCCAGAATTCATCCGCATGATCGAGGTATACCAGCAGCAGGCCGCCAAGGCCGGTATCCGCGTCAAGCTGAACATGGTGCCCTCCGATGGTTACTGGAGCGATGTCTGGATGAAGGACCCCGCCGTTGCCAGCCGCTGGTCCCAGCGCCCGGCTGACCAGATCATGAACGAGGCGTTCCGCTCCACCGCTGCCTGGAATGAAAGCTTCTACAACAACGCCGAATTCGATCAGCTGCTGGACCAGGCACGCAGCGAACTTGATTTCGACAAGCGCAAGGCACACTACGCTCAGCTGCAGCAGACGCTGTGGCAGGATGGCGGCGCCCTGATCCCGTATCACCTCAACCAGACCCGTGTTCTGCGCAGCGCTGTCAGCGGCGTTGACCCGGTAGAACAGTTCTCAATCCGCTGGAACAAGGTCGCGGTCGACTGA
- a CDS encoding ABC transporter permease — MLNLILKRLTLALMTLVTVCVLVFAMTEYLPGDVCTAYLGRDAQGTRLENCRLERGLERPALHRFADWTGGVFQGDLGTSLKRNKPINDLVGNRMRNTLVLGLSAALIGIPLAIALGVFAALRRDRSSDIAISTLSIFTMTIPEFVTATLLILVFSVQLQWFPAVVTVRPTVPITELLPNVVLPMLTLALVMMAHILRMVRSSMIDVMASDFVQMARLKGVPMFQIVWRHALPNAMLPAINIIALTVAWLLGGVVIIEQVFNYPGIGTLMIRAIQDRDLPLVQAIALLLAAVYIACNLLADLCSLALNPRLRSAR; from the coding sequence ATGCTGAATCTCATCCTTAAACGGCTGACGCTGGCGCTGATGACGCTCGTAACCGTCTGCGTGCTGGTGTTCGCCATGACCGAATACCTGCCAGGCGATGTCTGTACAGCCTACCTGGGACGTGATGCCCAGGGCACCCGACTGGAAAACTGTCGCCTGGAACGCGGGCTCGAACGCCCTGCCCTGCATCGTTTTGCCGACTGGACGGGCGGTGTCTTTCAGGGCGACCTTGGCACGTCTCTCAAGCGTAACAAGCCGATCAACGACCTGGTTGGCAACCGCATGCGCAATACGCTGGTACTGGGGTTGAGCGCGGCCCTTATCGGTATCCCGCTGGCGATCGCCCTGGGTGTATTTGCCGCCCTGCGACGTGATCGCAGCTCCGATATTGCCATCTCGACGCTGTCCATTTTCACCATGACCATCCCGGAATTTGTCACCGCCACCTTGTTGATACTGGTCTTTTCCGTTCAATTACAGTGGTTTCCGGCGGTCGTTACCGTACGTCCGACGGTACCGATAACCGAGCTCCTGCCCAATGTGGTATTACCGATGCTCACCCTGGCACTGGTGATGATGGCGCATATCCTGCGCATGGTGCGCAGCTCGATGATCGACGTGATGGCCAGTGATTTCGTGCAGATGGCACGGCTCAAGGGCGTACCCATGTTCCAGATCGTCTGGCGTCATGCCCTGCCCAACGCCATGCTGCCCGCGATCAACATCATTGCACTGACCGTTGCCTGGCTGCTCGGTGGCGTTGTCATCATCGAGCAGGTGTTCAATTACCCCGGCATCGGCACCCTGATGATTCGTGCCATCCAGGACCGTGATCTGCCACTGGTTCAGGCCATCGCGCTGCTGCTGGCCGCGGTGTATATCGCCTGCAATCTACTGGCAGACCTGTGCAGCCTGGCGCTCAATCCGCGCCTGCGCAGCGCCCGCTAA
- a CDS encoding ABC transporter permease has protein sequence MSVSATPLTVSSADTSGWRLLYRNLSRSRSGVLGLSVLGMHLLIALIAPWIAPHDWTLQDGYSMLQPPSMEHWLGTDHMGRDLFSRTLVGGRLAIFITLLGTLFAVAWGSLVGILLGFLGGRIDEWVMRLVDALLAIPWLLFLLLIIALLGQQTWTLILTLGFFYGIAVIRVARGATLDFVSRDFVTAARTRGERRMTIVLRELLPNVLDTLLVEAAMRWAWMLLAFSSLSFLGFGAVPPTPDWGLMIADARSMISIAPWATLFPALALSTLIISINLSADALAKAMGLDRAKAPV, from the coding sequence ATGTCCGTATCTGCGACTCCCCTGACCGTATCCAGCGCCGACACCTCGGGCTGGCGCCTGCTGTACCGCAACCTCAGCCGCTCCCGCTCCGGCGTGCTTGGCCTGTCGGTGCTCGGCATGCACCTGCTGATTGCACTCATCGCCCCCTGGATCGCCCCCCATGACTGGACGCTGCAGGATGGCTACAGCATGCTGCAGCCCCCCAGCATGGAGCACTGGCTCGGCACCGATCACATGGGGCGCGACCTGTTCAGCCGCACCCTGGTGGGCGGGCGTCTGGCAATTTTCATAACCCTACTCGGCACCCTTTTCGCCGTTGCCTGGGGCAGCCTGGTAGGCATATTGCTGGGCTTTCTTGGCGGGCGCATCGACGAGTGGGTCATGCGGCTTGTCGATGCACTGCTCGCCATCCCCTGGCTGCTGTTCCTGTTGCTGATCATCGCCTTGCTGGGCCAGCAAACCTGGACGCTGATCCTGACGCTGGGATTCTTTTACGGCATTGCCGTCATCCGCGTGGCGCGCGGCGCAACACTGGATTTCGTCAGCCGGGATTTTGTCACCGCCGCCAGAACCCGCGGCGAGCGCCGCATGACAATCGTGCTGCGCGAGCTGCTGCCCAATGTGCTCGACACCCTGCTGGTTGAAGCTGCCATGCGCTGGGCCTGGATGCTGCTGGCTTTCAGCTCGCTGTCCTTTCTTGGATTCGGCGCCGTCCCGCCAACCCCGGACTGGGGTTTGATGATCGCCGACGCCCGCAGCATGATTTCAATCGCACCCTGGGCAACCCTGTTCCCTGCCCTTGCGCTTTCAACACTGATTATCAGCATCAACCTGTCGGCCGATGCCCTTGCCAAGGCAATGGGGCTAGATCGTGCCAAGGCCCCCGTTTAA
- a CDS encoding dipeptide ABC transporter ATP-binding protein, which yields MMTSTPLMHVQHLSLGYRNPQGALVQVLRDINLSITPGESLALVGESGCGKSTLALALMGFLRSGSQVLNGQILFQNADLLQLQARDLVALRGRRIGLIPQNAGQSLTPSMTIGRQLEEALRLHANLPRAAWRARSLALLQQVRLPAPDAILTRYPHQLSGGQQQRVAIAMALAGKPELLVLDEPTTGLDVTTQAHILELLRDLSQQLGTTLVFVSHDLGAVARISDRIAVMYAGEVVELGSSRAVLRQPAHPYTRGLLASIPRLDSPGLPPSMPGYPPRTGSAGNTCAFAARCPDVRPQCRERPAPFTDSQAHAVRCHLEYSQLSPPAVPVPSPAASGGPAQAQLQVQGVAVRYDRPGLMHRLTGQRLTTPATIEGIEFVLNKGETLALVGESGSGKSTLMRAICGIHPASSGDISLENEALNGPLDQRSRALKRRVQMIFQNPDASLNPRHTIARILEQPLRLYNGLNRQQCRQRAAELLEMVRLGPHYLDRMPAQLSGGEKQRVAIARTFAGDPQLILCDEVTSALDVSVQAAVLQLLKTLQAQKGVSYLFIAHDLAVVKAIADQVAVLYQGRLCQVGATADVFGGARHPYTRALLNAILEPDPDHRPRLLDNDTPEQHPPAQGCAYQRRCPEATERCQQQQPAWQEQGSNRIRCHLPIDALAPQTPAVATPLAACS from the coding sequence ATGATGACTTCGACACCTCTCATGCATGTTCAGCACCTCAGCCTGGGCTACCGCAACCCGCAGGGTGCTCTGGTACAGGTCTTGCGCGACATCAACCTGTCCATCACACCCGGCGAATCGCTGGCACTGGTGGGCGAATCCGGCTGCGGCAAGAGTACACTCGCCCTGGCCCTGATGGGCTTTCTGCGCAGCGGTTCCCAGGTGCTGAACGGCCAGATCCTGTTCCAGAACGCGGACCTGCTGCAACTGCAAGCGCGGGACCTGGTGGCCCTGCGTGGCCGGCGTATCGGCCTGATTCCACAGAATGCCGGCCAGTCTCTGACCCCGAGCATGACCATCGGCCGACAACTGGAGGAAGCGCTCAGGTTGCACGCCAACCTGCCCCGCGCAGCCTGGCGTGCACGCAGCCTGGCGCTGCTGCAGCAGGTCAGACTGCCGGCACCAGACGCAATTCTGACACGCTACCCCCACCAGCTTTCCGGGGGCCAGCAACAGCGTGTCGCGATTGCCATGGCGCTGGCAGGCAAGCCGGAACTGCTGGTGCTTGATGAACCCACCACCGGCCTGGATGTCACCACCCAGGCCCATATTCTGGAACTGCTGCGCGACCTGAGCCAGCAGCTGGGCACCACCCTGGTATTCGTCAGCCATGACCTGGGGGCCGTGGCGAGGATCAGTGATCGCATCGCCGTCATGTACGCCGGCGAGGTTGTCGAGCTGGGCAGCAGCCGTGCGGTACTGCGCCAGCCGGCTCACCCCTATACCCGGGGCCTGCTGGCATCCATCCCGCGTCTCGATTCGCCCGGTCTGCCGCCATCCATGCCAGGCTATCCTCCGCGCACCGGCAGTGCCGGCAACACCTGTGCTTTCGCAGCCCGCTGTCCTGACGTCCGCCCTCAGTGCCGGGAGCGGCCTGCACCCTTCACGGACAGCCAAGCGCACGCGGTGCGCTGTCACCTCGAATACTCGCAACTGAGCCCACCCGCAGTACCGGTGCCGTCCCCTGCGGCATCAGGCGGCCCCGCCCAGGCCCAGCTCCAGGTGCAGGGCGTAGCGGTACGTTACGACCGCCCGGGCCTGATGCATCGCCTCACCGGGCAACGCCTGACCACGCCGGCCACCATCGAGGGCATTGAGTTCGTACTCAACAAAGGCGAAACCCTGGCCCTGGTCGGGGAATCCGGCAGCGGCAAAAGCACCCTGATGCGCGCGATCTGCGGCATACACCCGGCCAGCAGCGGCGATATCAGCCTTGAAAATGAGGCTCTGAATGGCCCGCTGGATCAGCGCAGCCGGGCGCTGAAGCGCCGCGTGCAGATGATTTTCCAGAACCCCGATGCATCCCTCAATCCGCGTCACACCATCGCCCGGATCCTGGAACAGCCACTGCGCCTGTACAACGGCCTTAACCGGCAACAGTGTCGCCAGCGGGCAGCTGAACTGCTCGAGATGGTGCGCCTGGGGCCCCATTACCTTGACCGGATGCCGGCACAGCTCTCCGGTGGCGAGAAGCAGCGGGTGGCCATCGCCCGCACCTTCGCCGGCGACCCGCAGCTGATTCTCTGTGACGAGGTGACCTCGGCGCTTGACGTGTCGGTCCAGGCGGCGGTGCTGCAACTGCTCAAGACGCTGCAGGCCCAAAAGGGTGTGAGCTACCTGTTTATTGCCCATGACCTGGCCGTGGTAAAAGCCATCGCCGATCAGGTGGCCGTGCTCTATCAGGGCAGACTCTGCCAGGTTGGCGCGACCGCCGATGTCTTTGGCGGTGCCAGGCATCCCTATACGCGGGCGCTGCTGAACGCGATTCTGGAACCCGACCCGGATCACCGCCCCAGGCTGCTTGACAACGACACCCCGGAGCAGCATCCGCCTGCCCAGGGCTGCGCCTACCAGCGTCGCTGCCCCGAAGCCACCGAGCGCTGCCAGCAGCAACAACCCGCCTGGCAGGAACAGGGCAGCAACCGCATTCGCTGCCACCTGCCGATCGACGCGCTGGCCCCCCAGACGCCCGCCGTGGCGACACCCCTGGCTGCCTGCAGCTGA